From Enhydrobacter sp., the proteins below share one genomic window:
- a CDS encoding isocitrate lyase/phosphoenolpyruvate mutase family protein → MPTQAQKTATFRALHDRPGAFIIPNPWDAGTARLLAALGFEALATTSLGAANMLGRPDAAVLRAEVIENARAIAEATDLPVSVDLENCFAHEPEEAAEAIRLAFEAGAVGGSIEDFSGDRQEPIYDLELSVARVRAAVAMARSLPVPFVVTARAENLIRGRNDMADTIRRLRAYEEAGADVLYAPGLRNAAEIREVVAAVKRPVNVVTGWLDPDVTAGQIAEAGGKRISVGGLLSRLALATVIEAARAMREQGSFAWMRDVLPFAETSRLLAAGASRS, encoded by the coding sequence ATGCCCACGCAGGCCCAGAAAACGGCGACATTCCGCGCCCTGCACGACAGACCCGGTGCCTTCATCATTCCCAATCCATGGGACGCGGGCACGGCGCGCCTGCTGGCCGCGTTGGGCTTCGAGGCGTTGGCCACCACCAGCCTGGGAGCTGCCAACATGCTGGGGCGTCCCGACGCCGCAGTGTTGCGCGCCGAGGTGATCGAGAACGCCCGGGCGATCGCCGAGGCCACCGACCTGCCGGTCAGCGTCGACCTGGAGAATTGCTTCGCCCATGAGCCGGAGGAAGCGGCCGAGGCGATCCGGTTGGCGTTCGAAGCGGGCGCCGTGGGGGGCTCGATCGAGGATTTCAGCGGCGATCGTCAGGAGCCGATCTACGACCTCGAACTATCGGTTGCGCGGGTGCGGGCGGCGGTCGCCATGGCGCGCTCGCTCCCCGTGCCGTTCGTCGTCACGGCGCGCGCCGAAAACCTGATCAGGGGTCGCAACGACATGGCTGACACGATCCGCCGGCTACGCGCCTACGAAGAGGCGGGCGCCGACGTGCTCTACGCGCCGGGCTTGCGTAACGCTGCGGAAATCCGCGAGGTGGTAGCCGCCGTGAAGCGGCCGGTGAACGTCGTCACCGGCTGGCTCGATCCGGATGTCACGGCGGGCCAGATCGCCGAGGCGGGCGGCAAGCGCATCAGCGTCGGCGGGCTGTTGTCACGCTTGGCGTTGGCGACGGTCATCGAGGCCGCCCGCGCCATGAGGGAGCAGGGCTCGTTCGCCTGGATGCGCGACGTGCTGCCCTTTGCCGAGACGAGTCGCCTGCTGGCCGCCGGGGCTAGCCGATCGTGA
- a CDS encoding isobutyryl-CoA dehydrogenase, with the protein MDFRLSEEQEAFRDTARQFATEKMLPHAAKWDADKIFPVEALREAAALGFGGIYVQDDVGGSGLSRVDAALIMEELSAACPSTAAYISIHNMAAWMIDGFGDDDQRRRFLPKLCSMEHFASYCLTEPGAGSDAAALATRAELKGDHYIVNGTKAFISGGGRSDIYVVMLRTGGSGASGVSTLVVERNTPGLSFGKQEQKLGWNSQPTAAVNFENCKVPVANRLGPEGHGFKIAMMGLDGGRINIGACSVGGARACLETASRYVVERKQFGKPLADFQATQFKLADMATELDAARLMIWRAASLLDRKSPEATQAAAMAKRFATDVGFRVVNDALQLHGGYGYLKDFPIERYLRDLRVHQILEGTNEIMRVIISRRLLMG; encoded by the coding sequence ATGGATTTCAGGCTCTCCGAGGAACAGGAAGCGTTTCGCGACACGGCGCGCCAGTTCGCGACCGAGAAGATGCTGCCCCACGCGGCCAAATGGGACGCCGACAAGATTTTTCCGGTCGAGGCCTTGCGCGAGGCGGCCGCCCTCGGTTTTGGCGGCATCTACGTGCAGGATGACGTCGGCGGCAGTGGGCTCAGCCGTGTCGACGCCGCGTTGATCATGGAGGAACTGTCGGCCGCCTGTCCCAGCACGGCGGCCTACATCTCGATCCACAACATGGCCGCCTGGATGATCGACGGCTTCGGCGACGACGACCAGCGGCGGCGGTTCCTGCCTAAGCTCTGTTCGATGGAGCACTTCGCCAGCTACTGCCTGACTGAGCCCGGCGCCGGCTCGGATGCGGCGGCGCTGGCGACTCGCGCCGAGCTCAAGGGGGACCACTACATCGTCAATGGCACCAAGGCGTTCATCTCGGGCGGCGGACGGAGCGACATCTATGTCGTGATGTTGCGGACCGGTGGATCAGGCGCGAGCGGCGTGTCGACATTGGTGGTCGAGAGGAACACGCCGGGCCTTTCCTTCGGCAAGCAGGAGCAGAAACTCGGATGGAACAGCCAGCCGACAGCGGCGGTGAATTTCGAGAACTGCAAGGTGCCGGTCGCCAACCGGCTGGGTCCGGAGGGGCACGGATTCAAGATCGCTATGATGGGGCTCGACGGCGGGCGCATCAACATCGGTGCCTGTTCGGTGGGCGGTGCGCGCGCCTGCCTCGAGACCGCGTCGCGCTACGTCGTCGAGCGCAAGCAGTTCGGCAAGCCGCTCGCCGACTTCCAGGCGACCCAGTTCAAGCTCGCCGACATGGCGACCGAACTCGACGCGGCACGACTGATGATCTGGCGCGCCGCCTCGCTGCTCGACCGGAAGTCGCCGGAGGCGACTCAGGCCGCTGCCATGGCAAAGCGCTTCGCCACCGACGTCGGCTTCCGCGTCGTCAACGACGCTCTGCAACTGCACGGCGGATACGGCTACTTGAAGGACTTCCCCATCGAACGCTATCTGCGCGACCTGCGTGTGCATCAAATCCTCGAGGGGACCAACGAGATCATGCGCGTCATCATTTCGCGGCGTCTGTTGATGGGATGA
- a CDS encoding glutathione S-transferase family protein: MDDNYRIFGSELSPYSVKVRSYFRYKNIAHEWLLRGPANQAEFQKHAKLPLIPLVVTPQGEGLQDSTPIIEKMEEARPEPSIVPDDPVLAFLSALIEEYADEWGNKWMFHYRWAYQPDCWATAERIAVQMVGAQGPLAVAQARGAVAERMQGRLGFVGSSETTTPVIEDSYRHTLAILEPHLATRPYLLGGRPSLADFGLWGQFYEAATDPTPGAILRRSSPKVQAWVERMVSPKAEAPFESWSALEPTLMPLLKEQVGRLFLPWSAANEKALAAGEKSFEVTLAGSRWVQEPQKYHARSLKEIRAKYAAAKDTPDLGDVLQRADCLAWLR; the protein is encoded by the coding sequence TTGGACGACAACTATCGGATATTCGGCTCGGAGCTCTCGCCCTATTCGGTCAAGGTGCGCTCCTACTTCCGCTACAAAAACATCGCGCACGAATGGCTGCTGCGCGGACCGGCCAACCAAGCGGAGTTCCAGAAGCACGCCAAGCTGCCGCTGATCCCGCTCGTGGTGACGCCGCAGGGCGAGGGCCTCCAGGATTCGACTCCGATCATCGAAAAGATGGAGGAGGCGCGGCCCGAGCCGTCGATCGTGCCGGACGATCCTGTGCTCGCCTTCCTTTCGGCGCTGATCGAGGAGTATGCCGACGAGTGGGGCAACAAGTGGATGTTCCACTACCGCTGGGCCTACCAGCCCGACTGCTGGGCGACCGCCGAGCGCATTGCCGTCCAGATGGTCGGCGCACAGGGCCCGCTTGCCGTTGCGCAGGCCCGCGGCGCTGTGGCGGAGCGAATGCAGGGGCGGCTGGGCTTCGTCGGCTCGAGCGAGACGACGACGCCGGTTATCGAGGATTCCTACCGGCACACGCTGGCAATTCTGGAACCGCACCTCGCCACCCGGCCATACCTGCTGGGGGGACGGCCGTCGCTGGCCGACTTCGGCCTGTGGGGCCAGTTCTACGAGGCGGCGACCGATCCGACGCCGGGCGCCATCCTGCGGAGATCCTCGCCGAAGGTGCAGGCCTGGGTGGAGCGCATGGTGTCGCCGAAGGCCGAGGCCCCCTTCGAGAGCTGGTCGGCGCTCGAGCCGACCCTGATGCCGCTGCTGAAGGAGCAGGTCGGGCGGCTGTTCCTGCCTTGGTCCGCGGCGAACGAAAAGGCGCTCGCCGCAGGCGAGAAGAGCTTCGAGGTGACGCTGGCCGGTTCGCGCTGGGTGCAGGAACCGCAAAAGTATCACGCCCGTTCACTCAAGGAAATCCGGGCCAAGTACGCCGCCGCAAAGGACACGCCCGACCTCGGCGACGTGCTGCAGCGCGCCGACTGCCTCGCCTGGCTGCGATAG
- a CDS encoding LysR family transcriptional regulator: MDIDEIRTFLAIAETGGFSRAAQQLHRSQPAISRRVGQLEQELGAPLFERIRGRARLTDAGRAFLPHAEATMAALKDGHDAVRDLGAHAVAVVSLALVGTLADTHIVHILRRFARRRKNVRLELRTASSAEVTDLVRRGEATLGLRYFRSDRTDLVELDAGGEAMLVVAAAGHPLAGRRLRDPRALVGERWVGFPLVPRDRDSSGHVLARQLARAGLDRADVTLIDSLTAQKRLAQAGFGLALVPESSVRDELRQETLVALDIPAMRTTVPITVLHRRKGYLSPAAQVLLGLLTMRRVK, from the coding sequence ATGGACATCGACGAGATCCGGACCTTCCTCGCCATCGCCGAAACCGGCGGCTTCTCGCGCGCGGCACAGCAACTGCACAGGTCGCAGCCGGCCATCAGCCGCCGTGTCGGCCAGCTCGAACAAGAACTGGGCGCGCCGCTGTTCGAACGCATCCGGGGCCGCGCGCGGCTGACCGATGCCGGCCGCGCCTTCCTGCCTCACGCAGAGGCGACCATGGCGGCTCTCAAGGACGGACACGACGCCGTGCGCGATCTCGGGGCCCACGCCGTCGCGGTCGTCTCGCTCGCTCTGGTCGGAACCCTCGCCGATACGCACATCGTCCACATCCTTCGGCGCTTCGCCCGTCGCCGGAAGAACGTCCGCCTCGAACTGCGCACGGCGTCGAGTGCGGAAGTCACCGACCTCGTGCGACGCGGCGAGGCCACCCTCGGCCTACGCTACTTCAGGAGCGACCGCACGGATCTGGTCGAACTGGACGCCGGTGGCGAAGCGATGCTGGTGGTGGCCGCAGCCGGTCATCCCCTCGCCGGCCGCCGCCTGCGCGATCCCCGCGCGCTCGTGGGCGAGCGATGGGTGGGCTTCCCGCTCGTGCCACGCGACCGTGATTCCTCCGGTCACGTGCTGGCGCGACAACTCGCGCGCGCGGGCCTCGACCGCGCCGACGTTACCCTCATCGACAGCCTGACCGCGCAAAAGCGGCTCGCTCAGGCTGGCTTCGGTCTCGCCCTCGTTCCCGAAAGCAGCGTGCGCGACGAACTGCGCCAGGAAACCTTGGTCGCGCTCGACATCCCCGCCATGCGTACGACGGTCCCGATCACGGTACTGCACCGGCGCAAAGGCTATCTCAGTCCCGCCGCGCAGGTACTGCTCGGCTTGTTGACGATGCGGAGAGTCAAATGA
- a CDS encoding glutathione S-transferase N-terminal domain-containing protein: MITLYDLVFDKDVRPSPFCWRAKLALKHKGLSWRDEPLGFTEKVKIAFANSTTVPVIHDGTRVVKDSWAIALHLDQAYPDKPLFPGDPGKAHARFVNAWADGSVNGTIFPMVVSDMVAAVRPQDRDYVVESRGKRIGTTDFATFQKDARERGLATFRAALEPARRVLQQQPFLAGEAPAYVDYILFGTLMWPRSISPDLGLLAQDDPVHAWRERMLDLFDGLGRKAQVA, from the coding sequence GTGATCACGCTCTACGATCTTGTCTTCGACAAGGATGTCCGGCCGAGCCCGTTTTGCTGGCGGGCCAAGCTGGCGTTGAAACACAAGGGCCTCTCGTGGCGTGACGAGCCCTTGGGATTCACCGAGAAGGTGAAGATCGCGTTCGCCAATTCGACCACAGTGCCGGTGATCCACGACGGTACCCGGGTGGTGAAGGACAGTTGGGCGATCGCGCTCCATCTCGATCAGGCGTATCCGGACAAGCCGCTTTTTCCCGGCGACCCGGGCAAGGCTCATGCGCGCTTCGTCAATGCATGGGCCGACGGCTCGGTGAACGGCACCATTTTCCCAATGGTGGTCAGCGACATGGTCGCGGCCGTGCGCCCCCAGGATCGCGACTATGTGGTCGAATCGCGCGGCAAGCGTATCGGCACCACCGACTTCGCCACGTTCCAGAAGGATGCGCGCGAAAGGGGACTGGCGACGTTCCGTGCCGCACTCGAGCCGGCGCGTCGTGTGCTGCAGCAGCAGCCGTTCCTCGCTGGCGAGGCGCCAGCCTATGTCGACTACATTCTGTTCGGTACGCTGATGTGGCCACGGTCGATCAGTCCGGACCTCGGGCTGCTGGCGCAGGACGATCCCGTGCATGCCTGGCGCGAGCGCATGCTCGATTTGTTCGACGGCCTGGGTCGCAAGGCTCAGGTCGCCTAG
- the hemB gene encoding porphobilinogen synthase, which translates to MAKRFSTLGRFPTTRLRRNRREDWSRRLVAETRLSVDDLIWPVFVQEGTKARTPVQSMPGVDRLSIDLFVEAAKEARDLGVPAIAIFPETDPKAKTPDGREAYNPGNLVCRATVAVKKAVPDLGVMTDVALDPFNSDGHDGIVRDGYVQNDETLEALVKQAIVQTEAGADIQAPSDMMDGRIGAIRKALDAKGHIHAQIMSYAAKYASAFYNPFRDAIGSSGALKGDKKTYQMDYANSDEALREVGFDIEEGADMVMVKPGLPYLDIVRRVKDAFGVPTYAYQVSGEYAMLKGAADRGWLDWNKILIETLTGFKRAGCDGILTYGAMDAARLLKGK; encoded by the coding sequence ATGGCGAAACGCTTCTCGACCCTGGGCCGCTTCCCCACCACACGACTGCGCCGGAATCGCCGCGAGGACTGGTCGCGCCGGCTGGTCGCGGAGACGAGGCTGTCGGTCGACGATCTGATCTGGCCGGTGTTCGTCCAGGAAGGTACGAAGGCACGCACACCCGTGCAATCGATGCCGGGCGTCGATCGCCTGTCGATCGACCTCTTCGTCGAGGCGGCCAAGGAGGCGCGCGACCTCGGCGTTCCCGCCATCGCCATCTTCCCCGAGACCGACCCCAAGGCCAAGACCCCGGACGGCCGCGAGGCCTATAATCCCGGCAATCTGGTTTGCCGCGCCACCGTGGCCGTGAAGAAGGCGGTTCCCGACTTAGGTGTCATGACCGACGTGGCGCTCGATCCGTTCAACAGCGACGGCCACGACGGCATCGTGCGCGACGGCTACGTGCAGAACGACGAGACGCTCGAGGCGCTGGTCAAGCAGGCGATCGTGCAGACCGAGGCCGGCGCCGACATCCAGGCGCCGTCGGACATGATGGACGGCCGCATCGGCGCCATCCGCAAGGCGCTCGACGCCAAGGGCCACATCCACGCCCAGATCATGAGCTACGCTGCCAAGTACGCCTCGGCCTTCTACAACCCGTTCCGCGATGCCATCGGTAGCTCTGGCGCGTTGAAGGGCGACAAGAAGACCTACCAGATGGACTACGCCAACTCCGACGAGGCGCTGCGCGAGGTCGGCTTCGATATCGAGGAAGGCGCCGACATGGTGATGGTGAAGCCCGGCCTGCCCTATCTCGACATCGTGCGGCGCGTGAAGGACGCCTTCGGCGTGCCGACCTACGCCTACCAGGTCAGCGGCGAGTACGCGATGCTGAAGGGCGCCGCCGACCGCGGCTGGCTCGACTGGAACAAGATCCTGATCGAGACGCTGACCGGCTTCAAGCGGGCCGGCTGCGACGGCATCCTGACCTACGGCGCGATGGATGCAGCGAGGTTGCTGAAAGGCAAATGA
- a CDS encoding MaoC family dehydratase: MTETQKFDPAEHRFGPSHWFEDLAVGQKFYINSRTQTEALFSAFQLASGDNHPIHYDREYCRARGHRDLLAHGLQVAVQGAAGAGIFPHFIGDSLIGFLEQSSRFLKPVYCGDTLYPMLEVSNLKPGRSTGVATLRLTIHNQAGELVCDGEHKYLVRKRPQEKQT; encoded by the coding sequence TTGACCGAGACACAGAAATTCGACCCGGCGGAACATCGCTTCGGGCCCTCCCACTGGTTCGAGGATCTGGCGGTCGGGCAGAAATTCTACATCAATTCGCGTACCCAGACCGAGGCGCTGTTCTCGGCGTTTCAGCTCGCCAGCGGCGACAACCATCCGATCCACTACGACCGTGAATATTGCAGGGCCCGTGGGCATCGCGACCTGCTGGCGCACGGACTGCAGGTCGCCGTGCAGGGTGCGGCGGGAGCGGGGATCTTCCCGCACTTCATCGGCGATTCGCTGATCGGCTTCCTCGAGCAGTCATCGCGGTTCCTGAAACCGGTCTACTGCGGCGACACGCTGTATCCGATGCTGGAGGTCTCCAACCTCAAGCCCGGCCGCTCGACGGGCGTGGCGACGCTCAGGCTGACCATCCACAATCAGGCCGGCGAACTGGTGTGCGACGGTGAACACAAGTACCTTGTGCGAAAGCGCCCGCAGGAGAAGCAGACATGA
- a CDS encoding NUDIX domain-containing protein produces MIERPSARLILLDPQDRLFMFKVHQPAVYDPADPFHDPFWVTVGGLVDPGEEYADAAMREAREETGLAVRNIRWVWSRERIMQWRDKRVLHRERFFLGRSESTEIDTSGLDEREKSWTLDHHWWSLGELASSRQRFEPFDIGARLAELLRDGPPEKPITIG; encoded by the coding sequence ATGATCGAGCGTCCATCGGCGCGGCTGATCCTGCTCGATCCGCAGGACCGGCTGTTCATGTTCAAGGTCCATCAGCCGGCCGTCTATGATCCGGCCGATCCGTTCCACGATCCGTTCTGGGTGACGGTCGGCGGGCTGGTCGATCCGGGCGAGGAATACGCCGACGCCGCCATGCGCGAGGCGCGCGAAGAGACCGGACTGGCCGTGCGGAACATCCGCTGGGTGTGGTCGCGCGAGCGCATCATGCAGTGGCGCGACAAGCGTGTGCTCCATCGCGAGCGCTTCTTCCTCGGCCGCAGCGAGTCGACCGAAATCGACACCTCCGGGCTCGACGAGCGTGAGAAGAGCTGGACGCTCGACCATCATTGGTGGTCGCTCGGCGAGCTTGCCTCGTCGAGGCAACGCTTCGAACCGTTCGACATCGGCGCGCGGCTCGCGGAATTGCTGCGCGACGGCCCTCCTGAAAAACCGATCACGATCGGCTAG
- the corA gene encoding magnesium/cobalt transporter CorA, with the protein MDGIVLRHTKPGTSPGTLAGRAPVPDEALDFTLVEYTQDDCQVLHGVEVDECRFHLGTPAHTWIDVAGRASSEMLRDLGMAFNLHPLALEDVFHASQRSKLDLYEGQGFIVLNDPVYEEGELRSRQVSIFFGENYVISFHDHKGDIFKPVRDRVQTTGSRLRTFGIDYLVYALVDLVVDRKFPVIEALSSRLEALEDEVLEDATGKTLGRIHQARRALVTFHRIEWAERETVLSIMRPETPFIMPETRTYLRDCFDHTVAVLDLVESYREMTNGLMEVSLMRSSNRLAEVMKTMAIITVFFMPLSFLAGIYGMNFERDAGNMPELGWKYGYTFFWIMVAVIVSGLFLWLKRKKWI; encoded by the coding sequence ATGGACGGCATCGTTCTCCGCCACACCAAGCCCGGCACCTCGCCGGGAACCCTGGCCGGACGCGCTCCCGTCCCGGACGAGGCGCTCGACTTCACCCTGGTCGAGTACACGCAGGACGATTGTCAGGTCCTGCACGGAGTGGAGGTCGACGAGTGCCGTTTCCATCTCGGCACCCCGGCGCATACCTGGATCGACGTGGCGGGGCGCGCCAGCTCGGAGATGCTGCGCGATCTCGGCATGGCCTTCAACCTGCATCCGTTGGCCCTGGAGGACGTCTTCCACGCCTCGCAGCGCAGCAAGCTCGACCTCTACGAGGGACAGGGCTTCATCGTCCTGAACGATCCCGTCTATGAGGAGGGCGAACTGAGGTCGCGCCAGGTCAGCATTTTCTTCGGCGAGAACTACGTCATCTCGTTCCACGACCACAAGGGCGACATCTTCAAGCCGGTCCGGGACCGCGTGCAGACGACGGGCTCGCGGTTGCGCACCTTCGGCATCGACTACCTCGTCTATGCCCTGGTCGACCTGGTCGTCGATCGGAAGTTTCCGGTCATCGAGGCCTTGTCCAGCCGACTCGAGGCGCTCGAGGACGAGGTTCTCGAGGACGCCACGGGGAAGACGCTCGGGCGCATTCATCAGGCCCGGCGCGCCTTGGTCACGTTTCACCGCATCGAATGGGCGGAGCGCGAGACGGTACTCTCGATCATGCGGCCGGAGACGCCCTTCATCATGCCGGAGACGCGCACCTATCTGCGCGACTGCTTCGATCATACCGTTGCCGTGCTCGACCTGGTCGAAAGTTACCGAGAAATGACCAATGGCCTGATGGAAGTCTCCCTCATGCGCTCGTCCAATCGCCTGGCCGAGGTCATGAAGACGATGGCGATCATCACCGTCTTTTTCATGCCGTTGAGCTTCCTCGCCGGAATCTACGGCATGAACTTCGAGCGCGATGCCGGAAACATGCCGGAGCTGGGATGGAAGTACGGCTACACGTTCTTCTGGATCATGGTCGCCGTCATCGTCAGCGGGCTCTTCCTCTGGCTGAAGCGCAAGAAGTGGATCTAG
- a CDS encoding antibiotic biosynthesis monooxygenase, with translation MIGVIAKLTIKPGTNADFEATMRALQAKVQADEPGNKLYALHKTTDPNVYVMLERYDDQAALEAHRAAPHFKELGRKLGDYLAGRPDVQVMQEV, from the coding sequence ATGATCGGTGTCATCGCGAAGTTGACGATAAAGCCCGGCACCAACGCCGATTTCGAGGCCACGATGCGGGCATTGCAGGCCAAGGTGCAGGCCGACGAGCCGGGCAACAAGCTCTATGCGCTGCACAAGACGACCGATCCCAACGTCTATGTCATGTTGGAGCGTTATGACGATCAGGCGGCGCTCGAGGCCCACCGCGCGGCGCCGCACTTCAAGGAGCTGGGGCGCAAGCTCGGCGACTACCTCGCCGGCCGTCCCGACGTACAGGTGATGCAGGAGGTCTGA
- the mmsB gene encoding 3-hydroxyisobutyrate dehydrogenase: MAKIAFIGLGNMGGPMAANLLKGQHQVTGFDLSTEALNGIVDKGAKGAASAAEAVKGAEIVVTMLPAGKHVREVYEQHVLPNVAKGTLLIDCSTIDVDSARHVAGLAQSAGHDMVDAPVSGGVGGATAGTLTFMVGGPSAAFAKARPILEKMGKNIVHAGGSGNGQVAKICNNMMLGISMIGVSEAFMMARRLGLDAQKLFDVASTSSGQCWALTTYCPVPGPVPTSPANRDYQAGFTAAMMLKDLMLAQQAAQGAGASTPLGAEAAQLFNLFVNAGNGAKDFSGIIRMIDGK, encoded by the coding sequence ATGGCGAAGATCGCGTTCATTGGTCTCGGCAACATGGGTGGCCCGATGGCGGCCAACCTGCTGAAGGGCCAGCATCAGGTCACGGGTTTCGACCTGTCGACCGAAGCGCTGAACGGCATCGTCGACAAGGGTGCCAAGGGCGCGGCGAGCGCGGCGGAGGCGGTCAAGGGCGCGGAGATCGTCGTCACCATGCTGCCGGCCGGCAAACACGTGCGCGAGGTCTACGAACAGCACGTGCTGCCCAACGTCGCCAAGGGGACGTTGCTGATCGATTGCTCGACCATCGACGTCGATAGCGCACGCCATGTCGCGGGACTGGCCCAGAGCGCGGGCCACGACATGGTCGACGCGCCCGTCTCCGGCGGCGTCGGGGGCGCCACGGCTGGCACGCTCACCTTCATGGTCGGCGGGCCGTCGGCGGCCTTCGCCAAGGCGCGGCCCATTCTCGAGAAGATGGGCAAGAACATCGTCCACGCCGGCGGCAGCGGCAATGGGCAGGTCGCCAAGATCTGCAACAATATGATGCTCGGCATCTCGATGATCGGTGTCAGCGAGGCCTTCATGATGGCCAGGCGGTTGGGCCTCGATGCTCAGAAGCTGTTCGACGTGGCGTCGACCTCGTCGGGCCAGTGCTGGGCGCTCACGACCTACTGTCCGGTCCCCGGTCCCGTGCCGACCTCGCCGGCCAACCGCGACTACCAGGCGGGCTTCACAGCGGCGATGATGCTGAAGGACCTCATGCTGGCCCAGCAGGCGGCGCAGGGGGCGGGCGCCAGCACGCCGCTCGGCGCGGAGGCGGCGCAGCTTTTCAACCTGTTCGTCAACGCCGGCAACGGCGCCAAGGATTTTTCCGGCATCATCCGGATGATCGACGGCAAGTGA
- a CDS encoding enoyl-CoA hydratase/isomerase family protein, with product MSEAEILFEVKGGLGVMTLNRPKVLNSLSHGIILEMERVMPQWEKDPAIKAVVLRGAGDRAFCAGGDVAGLYREMRADPAGTLRRDFFRDEYIVNRRIYRYAKPWISLIDGIDMGGGVGLSAHGSHSVASEKFLFAMPETTIGLFPDVGGGYFLTRLPGALGTFLALTSYRLKAADAIWAGIVDAHVPSARMNELEAALAEADLSGPRANDKVSAVIARFSTDAGEPTLPALMPEIDRCFSAESLAEIVARLKASPGEFAQKQLAALMKLSPLSMAITLEQLKRCANRSFEDTMTIEYRMSQACMKQGHDFFEGVRALLIDKDQKPKWNPPTVEGVTREMVEAHFKPVSNDLVFD from the coding sequence ATGTCGGAAGCTGAAATTCTGTTCGAAGTGAAGGGCGGGCTGGGTGTCATGACCCTCAACCGGCCCAAGGTCCTGAATTCGCTGTCGCACGGCATCATCCTCGAGATGGAGCGCGTCATGCCGCAGTGGGAGAAGGACCCGGCGATCAAGGCGGTGGTGCTGCGCGGCGCGGGAGACCGCGCCTTTTGCGCGGGCGGCGACGTCGCCGGCCTTTATCGCGAGATGCGCGCCGATCCTGCCGGCACGCTACGCCGCGACTTCTTCCGCGACGAGTACATCGTCAACCGCCGCATCTACCGCTACGCCAAGCCGTGGATCTCGCTGATCGACGGCATCGACATGGGCGGCGGCGTGGGCCTCTCGGCGCACGGCTCGCATTCGGTGGCGAGCGAGAAGTTCCTCTTCGCCATGCCTGAGACGACGATCGGCCTCTTCCCCGACGTCGGTGGCGGCTACTTTCTGACGCGTCTGCCAGGGGCGCTTGGAACGTTCCTCGCACTCACCTCCTATCGTCTGAAGGCGGCAGATGCAATCTGGGCCGGTATCGTCGATGCCCATGTGCCGAGTGCCCGGATGAACGAACTGGAAGCGGCCCTCGCCGAGGCCGACCTGTCGGGCCCGCGGGCCAACGACAAGGTGAGTGCGGTGATCGCCCGCTTCTCGACGGACGCAGGCGAGCCCACGCTGCCGGCACTCATGCCGGAGATCGATCGCTGCTTTTCCGCCGAATCGCTGGCGGAGATCGTAGCCAGGCTGAAGGCGTCGCCGGGCGAGTTCGCGCAGAAGCAGCTCGCCGCGTTGATGAAGCTGTCGCCGCTGTCGATGGCGATCACCCTGGAGCAGCTCAAGCGCTGCGCCAACCGGTCGTTCGAGGATACGATGACCATCGAATACCGCATGTCGCAGGCCTGCATGAAGCAGGGCCACGACTTCTTCGAAGGCGTGCGGGCCTTGCTGATCGACAAGGACCAGAAACCCAAGTGGAACCCGCCGACCGTCGAGGGCGTGACACGCGAGATGGTCGAGGCGCATTTCAAGCCGGTGTCGAACGATCTGGTCTTCGACTGA